A section of the Acidobacteriota bacterium genome encodes:
- a CDS encoding gas vesicle synthesis protein GvpA (involved in formation of gas vesicle which are protein structures that contain gas involved in buoyancy; part of an operon of other gas vesicle synthesis proteins) — MNRENVGVTLIDVLDRILDKGIVVDAWIRVCLVGIDLIWVEARVVIASFETYLDHAETLAGSSLVSAPPSAASLHHADKNRKSRPSTRLRALAAKNGSHD, encoded by the coding sequence GTGAATCGCGAGAATGTCGGGGTGACCCTCATCGACGTCCTTGATCGAATCTTGGACAAGGGAATAGTTGTTGACGCCTGGATCCGTGTTTGTCTGGTGGGAATTGACCTCATCTGGGTTGAGGCCCGTGTTGTAATCGCTTCCTTCGAAACTTACCTCGATCATGCGGAGACGCTGGCTGGAAGCAGCCTGGTTTCGGCGCCGCCTTCGGCTGCTTCGCTCCATCATGCAGACAAGAATAGGAAATCTAGACCTTCGACTCGTCTGCGAGCTCTAGCTGCCAAAAACGGCTCCCATGACTAA